The nucleotide window AGGAGCATCAAACTCACCTGCACTATCCAAAATTGTTTTATTCTCAGTTTGTTGGAATTGTTGTCATAAATAAAATTTTCTACCCTGGAAATTGTTTGCACTCACCTTGATTTATTATTATAGATTATCTGCATTTACTTTCGATGTTAAACATATTACTAAATATTGTGTTacaaaaattaatttgtaaaccCCCTATGAATGCAACATATGCGGTCTTTAGAGATAATGATTTCTTAGGAGCCGTTTGGTATAGATTCTCGGACAGCTCCGGGAGTTGTTTTTCGGCTCCCTCAACCAAACGGCAAAAAATGGAGGCGCTCCTCACACGGGCGGAGCCCCGGAAAAGGCACTGAGAGGAGagtggagagagggagggagacaaAAAAACTAGCTTCCCCTGCTCCGTGACTTGTTGTGGGTCCAGGCGCAGGACGATGGCAAATTTGCCCCCACTGGCCGTGTAGGCGCAGCGTCGCTAGGGGCGCGACCGCAGGAGCGCAGGTCGCCGAGGCCCGCCACCGAGCGAGCGCTGGTCGTCGGGGGCCGCCACCGTGGGAGCGCGGGTCGCCGGTCGACCCTAGGCACGGGCGTCGGTGAGATGGCGTACAGCGACCGAAGGTAGAAGAGGAGATCGCGGGAGCGCGGGTCACCGGGCGACCCCAGGCGCGAGCCTCGACGAGATGGCGTGCGGCGACCGAGGAGGTAGAAGAGGATCCGAGGTCGCGTCTCGCTCTGCGCGTCGGTTGGGCCACGAGCGACGGATAAGGTAggggaaaaagaaagaaaggaaaggaaaggaaaaaaaataaaaaagggtaGTTGGGATATTTTACATTTTTCGCTTTGaaagctgttttgccaaacggtCCAAAAACGGTTTCAGGTCAGTGAATCTGCTtcacaagtggagccacaactaaAGCTGTTTTAGCTAGAGTCGGAGCTCTACCAAACGAGCTCTTACATACTGCATCTTCTTATCAGGATTCTGCTCTTATCTTTGGAATATCTTATTTATTTGCCACCAGGATTTACTTAGGATACTCTACACTTTTCAACCTCATCCATATTTATTAGGCCATGTTAACACGCGACCATCGCGCTTTTAGGAGGGAGCGCGACCACCCTCTGTGCGACTCCACTCCTCTCCTCGGCGACCCGACCAATCCCGTTTTAGGAAAGTATCCATTTGCAGCCAGCTAGCTGTCAGctgaaacaacaacaaaaaaaagcaCAGCATTTTTTCTTTGAACggctataattttttttgaatGTTGTATCCGTTTTCACCAGTGTGTTCTACGAGATGAGACGAACAAAACTAGATCCCACTTACCTATGTTTCAAAGAATTTTATTTCAATAAcaatttatgtgtaaaaaggtgCTAGAAGATTTATGAAAGGAGTTGCTACCATGTAATATTAAACTTGCTACtaaaaaatatattaaaattttTACATGGTATGTACAAGCTCGGGGGCAAAAAATCAAAAGAAGTTACTACCATGTAAAACTAAAGTTCCTACTCAAAAATATACTTATGTTATTCCACAGTATGCACAAGCTGGGAGGGGGTGGGGGGCAAAAAATATCAAAGGGAGTTACTACCATGTAATACTGTAGTTGTACAACTTGGGGGCAAATTATTGCAACGAACCTAAACATGGAAGCTGTTGCAAGTTGAGAGACATATTCTTCTGTGGCAACTTATGTGTGCAATGGCTACTCTTTTCTGATAACTTATACAATGTAGGTGAGGCAATTAATATGCAGTATTTAGGAAAACATTCGAACCTAAAAGGAGActgaaaactaaaactaaaaaaaaaacttgactgaaaaCTAAAACTTGAAAAACACCGGAAAAAAGACTGAAAACTAGAATATAGAAACTGAAAATACAACACACTCAAAATAAGAAGTGAAATACTGAAGTTGACAACCAAGAAATTAAACTGAAATTGaaaaaatacaaatgaaaaaaaagacTGAAACTGAAGTTGACAGCCAAGAAATTTAACACAaattgaaaaatagaaaatgaaatCTAAAGAAAacagaaagtaaaaaaaaaaaaaaacggcgtCGCAATACTGCCGCCGTACGCTCCGTAGCGCATGCAAGCAGGCGAGTCACGCATGCAAGCAGGCCATGCCGTATGTACGCGAGACGCACGTGCAAGCGTCCAGGCCGTGTACGCATGCAAGCAAGGCCAGGCCGCGTACTTATGCAAGCAGCCCAGGCCGCGCCACGCGAGTCGCGCGGTCACGCAGGAGCGCGACTGATGGTCACGAAATagcttttgccatatttattCTGATACTGTTTGTGGTGCCATAGATGGTATTAACCCTTGAGCGCTGGCTTGAACTACCTTTGCCAGCTTTGATACCACGATTTCATATACCTCCATCTTTGGAGTGCCTCTTCACTATAAGGTGACCCTTCTACTCTTTTCAGGTTAGTAATGATACCATGATCTTTCTTAAACAGTTGTTGGTATAGGTGAATAAAGTATAAGGCAAACTCATTCTTCCTGTATTCCATCCTATAAGCAATATATGGTAAATTATTCTCCGACAAAATTGCTTAGGCACATTGCCTTTACATGGTGTATAAAGCATTGATCATTGCATACATGGGACAAGGTAAGCTAGGCACATTATTGCCTTTACATGGTATACGTATAAAGTATTGATCACTCCATACATGGGATAAGCTGCTTACCTGTGTAGCCATCCTTGGAATGATATTTTGAGGAAATATTTGAACTCCTGATTATGATTCTGCTGTAAATATTAACCATGACACTTAGCTCAACATCAGAATCCTCGTATACCAGTAGTGGTTTAATGTATGATCTCGTAGACCAACCTTTCGTGTTACCCTGTTCGGCTGATCCAGTTGTGGCTGATTtcggctgattcaatagtgttctaagctgaaacaagctggaaTGTGACCAGCCGAACACGCTGCTGTGACCTTTtgacataaatgttaataatgTTAATTCACGCTATAAAACATATACATGTTTAAATCAAGTACCAATATTAGGGTAACACCAAAATGCTAGATTGCCGCACTCCAAGAAGCTAGTTTCTATAGAAACAGCTGTTGCTGCCATGCTGTAGAAGAGTTATGGACAACTGTTATGACTTATCCGAATATTTTCAGAAATTCCAGAAGAACAATTCTGCTCTTGCGTGGTGTGTCTCTGATACATGCATGTGTGTCATATATTAAGAGACTGTCCGTGTTCCACATTTTAGTATTATATAAGTGGTGTGCAAGGTGATCGTAATATTTAAACATTAGTTTGATTCTTTGGCCCATATTCAAGTACAGTTTCAAGTTTAGTTCCTTTATTTAGTAAGTAAACAACACGGCTATGATAGAAAATGGATGCTTGATTATAGCACAATTTGACCTTATGCTGCTACAAGTTAGATTCTAGGAGAATAAATTGGCATGAGTACATATTCTGTCCTTGCAGCATATTCATATATAACTGATTGATTCAGGGAAAATTTCACTGAAAGATAACTTACTCTGGATTATCTCTCTAATGCTGGAGAGAAAATATGTATGTTAACAAAACAATAAGCACGTTTTAGCTTTTGGACACGAGCGATATGTGCTGGTGATAAGATCCAAACTTGATAGAGATTGTGGCTTGAGTCATGGCAAAACTTGATGCATTTTTCTTTAGCTGAAACTACAGGAGGTCATACCTAAGCCGGTAatgaattttattttagaaaaaaataatatgatgtGGTTTAAGGTAGAGCCATTTTTATATGTTGTGGATTATAGAAAACTGTGCTAATTACAGTTACGAGTCTGAATTGAGAATATTAACCGATTCCTAAAAAATGTATATATCACTGTACTTTTGCTAATTTACTGAAGATGTTACAAACTTTACTGCTCAATCCCAACAAAGAAGGTAGATACCAAATCTGTCTAAAAGATTATATTAGATCGATCCACCTGATTATAGTGTCAAAGTGATGTAAATTTTTGGTTGCGCAAGCAACTGAGTAGCTCGCTACATTTTAGAGTTATTTTTACATCATTATGTAGTCTTGACTTGTTTCATTGTTCTAAAACAGCCTTTCTGAGTTCATGCAACTATATATGAAGCACCATTTGTTCATTGAGTAATAACCCACTTATGTGCATGTGATGACACACGTTTTTCCACAACCATGCTTGCATCTAGTTATGCATGTGATTCATCCAATGTCTTCTGCAATTCTGGTTCTGGAATCGGGAGAATATACTTGTATACATATATCTTGGCATCTTGCATTTCTTAAATAGGGAGAAATTAAATCTTGATGTATTGAATGTCGTGCATCGTGAATTTTGTTGTTTTGTACTCGTATGCAAGACTAATATACTTAATATAGTAATATAAAAAGTACAAGAAAAAGAAAATTGTACCTGGCTATTTGTCTTAGTATTTTATGTTCTAAAATGAGACCACAATATTTTTTGCTGGAACATGACATTGCTATATGATACTTATTTTGCAGCATGGAAGGCATTCTTGAGCGTTACCAGCGGTACTCATTTGAAGAAAGAGCAGTGCTTGACCCAAGTATTGAAGACCAGGTATAGTTATGGGAATATCTACTATAACTATCAGAGAACTATTGTTACAGCAAAATGAGCATTGATCTGTGGTCCATTTTATACCAGGCAAATTGGGGAGATGAATATGTCCGGTTAAAATCCAAACTTGATGCACTTCAGAAGAGTCAAAGGTACAGCAGACTTGCTCAAGATGACCCTTGTTATGATAATGTTTACTGACTCTGACTTATTGTATCTGTCTATTCCCAACGGAAGACATCTGTTAGGAGAACAATTGGATTCACTGACCATAAAAGAACTCCAGCAACTGGAGCAACAATTGGACAGTTCTTTGAAGCATATTAGGTCAAGAAAGGTGAATAAATTGGGGTTAAATTTGTTGTTCAGTGCGCAGCTAATTTGGTTATTCACTAACGTCTTAGTCAATTATTATATTATAGCTTTGTTTTTTTGGTACAGAATCAGCTCATGTTCGATTCAATTTCCGAGCTTCAGAAAAAGGTCAGTTACACTCTAGATTCCCTTGTACCTCGCATTCTGCATGTGTTACATGAGTCACTAGTGAAAATTATTGTTACGAGCACACCTCCAGAATTTGGGGAATGAGAGCAAATGTTTCATTGAGATTAATGTATTTTCAATGTAGTTTAACATTGGCAATCTGCTGCCACCATTCATCATGCAACTGCTACAGAAATATATTTTGAACGTAACTGTAAGAAATATACTCTAAACCAGAATCAAGTTTTGTCTCTATCTGTACAAGTCTCAGATAGGGAACACATCAGTGGAAGACGTGAATCTGTGTGGGTCACCCTTCGATATTTTTAGGAAATGCAAGTTAGTTTTCAAGTGGGATACAGGACAAACTGATAACCATTGCATCATGGGTGGAATAGGGGGGAGGGGGCATGAAATGAGTTAGTTTGAATTGGACGTGAAACTGATCTCCGGTGGACGCCCTAAACTTAGGAAATGGCTTACTGAGTGGCATTTTACCATGAAATAGTGAAAAGGATAATGAGAAAGAAAGCACTCAGGTCGAAGTGCTTGAGCAGACTAGTTGTGGTAACTATTGCTGGTCTGGCAACAAACCTGTAAGAATCCCAGAATATTGATTGCTGATAAGATTTGTGGTGCATCTTTACAATCAATTGTCTTCATGTGTGCAGGAGAAAGCACTTACAGATCAAAATGGTGTCCTGCAAAAGGTAAAGTTTCCTTTCTCGTTTATGTCCTCTCAAAAAAAAGACAATGCTTTAATGAACGCACACCTCCGGGAGGTCAGACCCTGATGGTAATTGTATTTTTGAAAACAGCTCATGGAGGcagagaaggagaaaaacaaTGCTTTAATGAGCGCACACCTCCGGGAGCAGCAAAATGGagcatcaacaaactccccatcACTGTCACCACCAATGGTTCCAGATTCCATGCCAACTCTAAATATTGGGTATCATGCTTCCACTGAATTCATTACTGCACACAACTAAACTGAAATGTTGCGCTTCATTTCTAGCAAAAAAATATTGATAATAAGTAGTAGTTTCAGTGATGATTAACTATGCCAAGATTTGTTAATAAATGAAGAATTTATGAAGGGTATTGGTTAAAGGTAGAAATACACATGCCTGAGTAGCTTTGCTGAATGCTAAGCATACCTGAAAACAGAATAAGGTTTCACCTTGCTAGCTAAATCTGTCAAAGGTATTTCCATTGTGCACTGCACTTTACAATAGTGGTCCAGCATAATTACTTAATTTACTCATCGTCACAATTGTAGGCCATGTCAACCTAGAGGGGCAGGAGAATCTGAGCCTGAACCGTCTCCTGCTCCTGTACAAGCAAACAGCGGCAACCTGCCACCATGGATGCACCGCACTGTCAGTAACAGGTGAGCTCTTCCCAATGCAGTTTTGCGGCTGGACTCGACAGCAACACACCTGCCATCGACACACTTTGGTGACCCAGGCATCAACCGATGCATGATCCCTCTCGATCCTGTGATCGAATACTGGCGTAGGTACTACTAATAAAGTCAGGCCCCGTCAAATGCTTTACATGGTGATTGAAGTCTGGAGCTTCTCAGCACCACTATATTGTGTTTCGTTCTTGTGTTTACTGCCAGAGCCACCTTTTTTTCTCCGTTCTACGAGCTAGGTGTAGCTTTGTGCTCGGAGATTCTACTACTATGTTTCCTCTGTCCTGTGTATGCTTTAACGGAGATGTATGTTGTACCCGTGGtgatgtttttcttcttctttttttgtgttGTAAAAAAACAGAAGGCTCTTTTCTCCGAAATGTTATAAAGAGTCTCAAAAGTGTCAACATGCGTGACTTTAACTCTGAACTGTACGTTTCAGAATTCAGTGTCTTGACAATTTAGCTTCTCGTCATGGATCATGGTTATGAGACACATACCCTGGTGATTCTGAGCCCTACATGATAAGAATGGTAACTGATATCGCCAAATAAAGACGAGCGTCACGCTCCTTCGTATTGTAAAGTGCACACAAAATGGTCTTGTGAAGTACACACCAAATGGTTGGCTTATATGCACTCGGACATATTTTTTCTTTAAATGACAACACTACTAAAGGATTTACAGATTTTTTAGGGTCAATAGACCTTGATAAATCCCTAGATCTGTCCCTACTCTTAGCGTGAACATCATGTGCCTGCGTCATATCCGTTGCATCACTTCCCATTCACTCGTGATCTTTATTCTGTTTGCTTTGGCCTATGGAGATGTAGTTGTTTTTCTGTAttcctctctctttttttcctaGCCAGCTTACTTTGCTTTGGAGCTACATGTTTAACCAATAATTGGTTTGGGTCTACCCGCTCTAACTGATCAGGATCTCTATCAAATTACCTGAAAATATAACATTTTTTACCATAGTAATTAATTGCCTTTTGGATGTTAAAGTATGATACTATGCATTGTACTCCCTGTGTCCAATAAACCCTTGGTTTAGggctcaaaattgtcccaaaaatTTTGATGTTTTAGTTCTTGGGATCCAcaccagctgaaaggtcctaatatggctggaggggcggtgaatagcctatttaaaaatctataaatcaactagagcaatttgattagtatgacaaatagcgtaatacaaacttgctctagctctacaagggttgcaagccacctatccaacaattctagttgcaatgattacttaggcacacaaacttgctatgtaattactcactaagagctctcaaccttgctactctaaagagctcaactagatggaTGTAAATAaagaagcaagctctcaattctaattacactaaagagcttgtatcaactagtttgcaagaatgtaactGAGTGAGtggagtgattataccgacgtgtaggggatgaaccaatcataagatgaatatatagccaatcaccgggagaatgccaaagacaagagacaatcgattttctcccgaggttcacgtacttgccaacacactacgtccccgttgtgtcgaccaacacttggtggttcggcggctaagaggtgtttcacaaacctcgtccacacgataggataccacaagaaccgacccacaagtgaggtaactcaatgacacgagcaatttactagagttacctttcgacgcttcgccggggaaggtacaactcccctcacaatcaccggagacggccatgaacaatcaccaactcgtgccgatcctccaccactgcaccgagccgtctaggtggtggcaaccaccaagagtaacaagcgaaatccacagcgcaacacgaataccaagtgcctctagatgcaatcactcaagcaatgcacttggattctctcccaatctcacaaagatgatgaatcaatgatggagatgagtgggaggactttggctaagctcacaaggttgctatgtcaatgaaaatatgcaagagagtgagcttgagccggccatggggcttaaatagaagtccccacgaaatagagccgttgcaccccttcactgggcacactacgggctgaccggacgctccggtcatactgaccggaccctagacacagcatccggtccacagatgtaagccacgtgtcattctgagttaaacttgagccgccagatcacaacggctattaactgaccggacgcttcggcaaaactgaccggacgatgaaccaccagcgtccggtcgtttacagtaagggtccaaatccagttttcttcgatcggacgcgtccggtccaccttgaccggacacagaccagtgtccggtgctaaaccctagtcactgtgttgccatgtcagtttgaccggacgcagaaaccagcgtccggtgcatctcaggtccagcgtccggtgcaacaccgaaactggcgacctctctgccacacttgaccggacgcgccggtccacccaagatcagcgttcggtcacttacagtgacctccaatttttctgtctagggtgccggtggcaccgtcggactgtccgcactctacgggcggacactccgctagtggagtttcttacccttgcacctaaacttcaccacgcccttgatcaaatgtgccaaccaccaagtgtatcaccttgtgcacatgtgttagcgtattttcacaaacatttttaaggatgttagtactccactagatcctaaatgcatatgcaatgagttagagcatctagtggcactttgataaccgcatttcgatacgagtttcactcctcttaatagtacggctatctatcctaaatgtgatcacactcactaagtgtcttgatcactaaaacaaaatggctcctacattttatacctttgccttgagccttttgtttttctctttcttcttttccaagtttaagcatttgaccctcaccatgccatcaccattgtcatgatctttgccattgcttcatcacttggagtagtgctacctatctcataatcatcttgataaactaggttagcacttagggttttatcaattaaccaaaaccaaactagagctttcaatctccccctttttggtaattgatgacaacccttatacaaagatatgaattaaagttcatttgaatccatgttgcttgcccaagcatatttaccatgtgtaaaggatatgggcaagtttcatgaactccttatgatagcaattgctccccctacatatgtgctaagagtttggattgaagctttgcacatatgattagataggaaatataggagtcaatttctaccaaatgatgctaaggtataagagatggacctttgaagcgtggtaccaatcggaatgcaccaatataccatccttagcaccattagtaactagacatatacaagaactagaatacctcgtgagatcaacattacatgtaagggtctagtttccatagaatgaacataagtctagttaattagcctatgcatgctagtttttcatttcaacattcaaacctacaactagcatacaccacgcaagcatggatatttaaaattaaaacttatgtcatgcaagcaaacatatgtaatgctcattcaaatgcaccatacaagtttatgagcttgctcccccctatttgtatgctcaaaattttaattgatcccctttttttgtcatatattatctctccccctttgtttcactatctttgtatactatttctccccctttgtcatcaatgaccacaaaggcttaaagtatagatagggtaggattaataatatcaacaatttgcacaaaaggtggcctcaaattatagatatgttggggtgagaCTATGTgagatgaggatcattttcccaatttggttcaatctagattacttgcaaaagatatttaactcagtttgatctaaggacaagcttcttcgcacctctaaataagggttatcttgtaccatgttgagttaaacacttatagctcattttctaaatcaaacactaggtttacaagcccacaaacatgtcatatgctaccactagatcattttaaacatacaagcaatagtggtaccatacaagcatcaaattcatttgattttcatgaatgagcctattcaagtgTAAAAtgtgtctagatgcactaatcatgtccttaacaaggatgtatgccatgctaatcaactttaccttgcttggctcgaaggagaggcatgtcatataaattgggggggggggtgcatcaacacatattggagaagtcaagtatgttcaattcattccttagcttgcaaaacctcttctcatcaagtggcttggtgaatatgtcggtaagttgatcttcggtgcccacactctctatgcaaatgtcccccttttgttgatgatctcttatgaaatgatgacggacatctatatgctttgttcttgagtgttgaactgggttgttggtgagctttacggcactttcattgtcacatagcaatgtcacttgcttgaacttgattccaaaatcacttaaggtagccttcatccaaagtaattgagcacaacaactaccggccaaaatgtactccgcttcggcggttgaaagtgctacactattttgcttctttaatgaccaagatacaagtgatcttcccaatagttgatatatacccgatgtgctctttctctcaactttgcatcccgcataatcggaatccaaatatccaattaactcaaatcttgctcctttgggataccataatccaacatgttgtgtatgcttcaagtacctcaatattctctttgtagccttcaaatgactttctcttggtgaggcttgaaatctagcacacatgcatacactaaacatcacgtccggccttgatgtggtcacatagagtagacttccaatcatagactgatatatcttttgatccaccatattgccactagcattaCTATCCAAGcttcatttgtccccattggtgtactaatcgctttactatcatccatttcaaacttcttgagcatgtccttgatatacttgccttgactcacaaatgtgccattcttcatttacttgatttgaagaccaaggaagtaactaagctctccaatcatagacatctcaaactcacttgccatcatcttgccaaactcctcacaaaattcttgatttgttgatccaaagatgatatcatcaacatagatttgcattacaaacaagtcattcccaagcttcttggtgaagagagtggtgtcaacctttcccatcttgaatcccttagagagtaggaaatccctcaatctctcatactatgctcttggtgcttgtttcaatccatacaaagcctttctcaacttgtaaacatggttgggtttcttctcatctttaaaaccggaaggttgctcaacatacacaagctcattgatgtacccatttagaaatgcacttttcacgtccatttggtacaacttgatgttgtgggcacaagcataagctagcaagatcgtaattgcttccaatcttgcaactggggcatatgtttttctaaagtcaagaccttcaacttgagtgtaaccttgagccactaatcttgctttgttccttattactatcccatcttgatcttgcttgttccgaaagacccacttagttccaatcacattatgattcttaggcttctcaactaaatcccatacttggtttattgtgaagttgtttagctcttcatgcatagcattgatctaATCAACAttattcaaagcttcatctatcatcttaggttcaatggatgacacaaatgagaaatgctcataaaatgaagccaatcttgatcttgtttgcacacctcttgaaatatcaccaatgatagtgtccaatggatgatctcttgcaacattagttggttgaagcacttgcacttgattgcttgcattagattgatcacttggttgagatgatgaactagccatttgttgatcttgcacattgccattactagtgtttgcttggatttgatcatgagaaccattagattgcatatttgagttagagagcacttgattcttgtcatcttcaacatcaatcacctctctaggccttaactcaccaatgttcatattcttcattgcattgaccaattgagtgtcttttacatcatctaggttctcatcttcctcttgggaaccatttgtttcatcaaattccacatcatgaacctcctcaagagtaccactagccaaattccaaactctataagcctttctagtagtggagtaaccaagcaagaaacatttatcatatttcttttcaaacttgcttaatctagtgcctttcttcaatatatagcatttacaaccaaaaacccaaaagtatgctatgttgggctttcttccattcaatagctcataaggtgtctttttcatcatggggtgacaatagagtcagttgctatagtagcaagccgtgttgattgcttcagcccaaaatgaatgactcacattgtactcactcaacattgatcttgtcatgtcaatcaaggttctattcttcctttcaactaagtcaTTTGAttgagtgtacttggtcgagaattgatgtctaattccaaattcatcacataactcatcaattttagtgttcttgaattcactaccattgttacttctaactttcttgatggttgtttcaaactcattgtgaatgccctcgacaaatgatttgaatattgcaaacacatcactcttatcaccaagaaagaacacccatgtgtatctagtgaaatcatctacaatcacaaatccatatttgtttccaccaatgctagtatatgtggttggtctaaacaagtccatatgcatcaactcaaatgccttagatgtgctcatcatgctcttcttaggatgtgtgttaccaacttgctttccagcttgacatgcactacatagcttatctttctcaaaagtgacatctttcaagcctctaactaagtcatgcttaatcaatttattcaattgtttcattccaacattaccaagccttctatgccataaccaacccatgctagacttagtgatcaaacatgttgacaattgagcttttctagcattgaaatcaactaagtatagattctcatatctaaatcctttgaatatcaagttagagccatctacacttatgatctctacatcatccacactaaatatgcacttgaaaccaagatcacacaattgagctatcgacaataggttgaagttcaagctctctactagtagcacattggaaatgctcaagtcattggatattgcaatct belongs to Miscanthus floridulus cultivar M001 chromosome 4, ASM1932011v1, whole genome shotgun sequence and includes:
- the LOC136550372 gene encoding MADS-box transcription factor 18-like is translated as MGRGPVQLRRIENKINRQVTFSKRRNGLLKKAHEISVLCDAEVALIVFSTKGKLYEYSRHSSMEGILERYQRYSFEERAVLDPSIEDQANWGDEYVRLKSKLDALQKSQRHLLGEQLDSLTIKELQQLEQQLDSSLKHIRSRKNQLMFDSISELQKKEKALTDQNGVLQKLMEAEKEKNNALMSAHLREQQNGASTNSPSLSPPMVPDSMPTLNIGPCQPRGAGESEPEPSPAPVQANSGNLPPWMHRTVSNR